Proteins encoded in a region of the Rhodopirellula halodulae genome:
- a CDS encoding FxsA family protein produces MFFRLLALLIVVPFVELVLLLRLADATSWLTTLMIVVVTGIIGSFLARREGLATWFRFQSAMSQGKMPSREIQDGLMIAFAAALLLTPGLLTDALGFTLLTPPGRRLIGGYLRRRFAGRFQMHTFGGGSPHAQSGPTSPHDDSSHAATGGSPWGGSNGQRASGSRDTIDSPHFEPKHSSSS; encoded by the coding sequence ATGTTTTTTCGTCTCCTCGCGTTGTTGATCGTTGTGCCGTTCGTCGAGTTGGTGCTGTTGCTCCGACTGGCTGACGCGACCAGTTGGTTGACCACGTTGATGATTGTCGTGGTCACCGGAATCATCGGCTCGTTCCTCGCCCGCCGTGAAGGCTTGGCGACTTGGTTCCGTTTTCAATCGGCGATGTCCCAAGGCAAAATGCCAAGCCGCGAAATTCAGGATGGTCTGATGATTGCTTTCGCGGCCGCGTTGTTGCTGACGCCCGGTTTGCTCACCGACGCACTTGGTTTCACCTTGTTAACGCCTCCCGGTCGCCGACTGATCGGTGGCTACTTGCGACGTCGCTTCGCGGGACGGTTTCAAATGCACACATTCGGTGGCGGTTCGCCTCATGCACAGTCGGGCCCAACCAGCCCGCATGACGATTCATCTCATGCGGCGACGGGCGGTTCACCATGGGGCGGTTCCAACGGGCAGCGAGCCAGCGGTTCACGCGATACGATTGACTCGCCGCACTTTGAACCTAAGCACTCCTCGTCGTCCTGA
- a CDS encoding HAD family hydrolase, with translation MNSSSASSPSLADKLFSRQPLAPSELSVPPEQSDRVIAKPMDLSDVRCVLLDVYGTLVISGSGDVGTADDSQQDAANRWIIESAREAGIENLNGLPTAEQIRNEIITTNEAARFETNPKPEVDITRVWQRVLKANDRRDLASNPNFFVPLICGVEGRANPVWPMPGALHALHAMKRSEKRLGIVSNAQFYTPLIVEDLLSARHSDDSHAQQPPADTQAVGADLSSVFDLNACHFSYRYRAAKPGPLLFDRATRHLRTLGIAPEQTLYVGNDMLNDVWAAQQFGLRTALFAGDGRSLRLRLDDPRCQKCLPDMVLTHWDQIVECL, from the coding sequence GTGAACTCATCCAGCGCATCCTCCCCTTCGCTCGCTGACAAACTTTTCTCTCGCCAACCATTGGCACCATCCGAACTTTCCGTCCCACCGGAACAATCGGATCGCGTCATCGCGAAGCCAATGGACTTATCCGACGTCCGTTGCGTGTTGCTGGATGTTTACGGAACACTGGTGATCAGCGGCAGCGGTGATGTTGGAACCGCGGATGATTCCCAGCAAGACGCCGCCAATCGTTGGATCATTGAATCAGCACGTGAGGCTGGTATCGAAAACTTGAATGGACTGCCCACGGCGGAACAGATCCGCAACGAGATCATCACGACCAACGAGGCCGCTCGCTTCGAGACGAACCCCAAACCGGAAGTCGACATCACTCGCGTCTGGCAAAGGGTGTTGAAAGCGAATGATCGCCGTGATTTGGCGTCGAATCCAAATTTTTTCGTGCCCTTGATCTGCGGCGTTGAAGGTCGAGCCAACCCGGTTTGGCCGATGCCCGGTGCCCTTCACGCGTTGCACGCAATGAAGCGTTCGGAAAAACGCCTGGGGATCGTCAGTAACGCTCAGTTTTACACTCCGTTGATCGTCGAAGATCTGCTGTCGGCGCGACATTCGGATGACTCACACGCGCAGCAGCCACCTGCGGACACGCAAGCGGTTGGGGCTGATCTGTCGTCCGTGTTCGATCTCAACGCGTGTCATTTTTCCTATCGCTACCGAGCCGCGAAGCCTGGGCCACTGCTGTTTGATCGTGCGACACGTCATCTGAGAACGCTGGGCATCGCTCCCGAACAGACGCTCTACGTCGGCAATGACATGCTGAACGACGTGTGGGCGGCACAGCAGTTTGGTTTGCGAACCGCGTTGTTCGCTGGTGACGGACGAAGCCTGCGTTTGCGACTCGACGACCCACGCTGCCAGAAA